One Solanum lycopersicum chromosome 2, SLM_r2.1 genomic region harbors:
- the LOC101247101 gene encoding V-type proton ATPase subunit G 1-like has translation MDSMRGQGGIQMLLTAEQEAQQIVYAARNVKTTRLRQAKEEAEMEVTNYRSHLEAEYKQKLSETSENSDSTEKRLEIETEEKIQHLKKAASQVSPDVIAMLTKYITTIKT, from the exons ATGGATTCAATGAGAGGGCAAGGAGGCATTCAAATGCTACTAACTGCTGAACAAGAAGCCCAACAAATTGTTTATGCTGCAAGaaatg tTAAAACGACAAGATTGAGGCAAGCAAAAGAAGAGGCTGAGATGGAAGTGACAAATTATCGCTCCCATCTCGAAGCTGAATACAAGCAAAAACTATCTGAg ACCAGTGAAAATTCAGACTCAACTGAAAAGAGGCTTGAGATAGAAACAGAGGAAAAGATTCAACATCTGAAGAAAGCAGCCTCCCAAGTATCTCCTGATGTTATTGCAATGCTCACAAAGTACATTACAACCATTAAAACATGA
- the LOC101250359 gene encoding large ribosomal subunit protein bL21m — translation MANRRCLQTLTRHLSYLLSPNPSLCSPQTLTPPLLNSINTLTSSPKCPQVTTQLSSFHRHFSSNRPSNSDEEEEDESEDETDYDDDDDDDVEGFKSNSEPGRVYTPEEKEYEAAEIGYKVIGPLQKSDRVFKPYEPVYAVIQIGSHQFKVSNGDSIFVEKLKFCEVNDKLILNKVLLLGSKTQTIIGRPVLPDAAVHAVVEEHALDAKVLIFKKKRRKNYRRTRGHRQELTKLRITDIQGVEKPEVVPILKTEKKDAKKVAVAA, via the exons ATGGCAAATCGGCGATGCCTTCAAACCCTAACCCGTCATTTATCATACCTTCTCTCTCCAAACCCGTCTCTTTGTTCCCCTCAAACCCTAACCCCACCACTGCTCAATTCCATCAACACACTAACTTCGTCTCCCAAATGCCCCCAAGTTACCACTCAACTTTCATCTTTCCACCGGCATTTCTCTTCGAATCGACCGAGCAATAGCGACGAGGAGGAAGAGGATGAAAGTGAAGATGAAACAGAttatgatgatgacgatgatgatgacgttGAGGGCTTCAAATCGAATAGTGAGCCCGGTAGAGTATACACTCCGGAGGAGAAAGAGTACGAGGCGGCAGAAATTGGATATAAGGTGATCGGCCCACTTCAGAAATCGGACCGGGTTTTCAAACCATATGAACCCGTTTATGCTGTTATTCAG ATTGGTTCCCACCAGTTTAAAGTGAGCAATGGCGATTCCATTTTTGTGGAGAAACTGAAGTTCTGTGAAGTCAATGACAAG TTGATTCTAAACAAGGTTCTGCTGCTGGGCTCAAAGACACAGACAATCATTGGCAGGCCTGTATTGCCTGATGCAGCTGTTCATGCTGTTGTTGAGGAGCAT GCATTAGATGCTAAAGTACTGATATTCAAGAAGAAGAGACGAAAGAATTATCGACGAACACGAGGGCATCGACAG GAATTAACAAAGTTGAGGATTACGGATATTCAAGGAGTTGAAAAGCCTGAAGTGGTACCAATTCTCAAGACAGAGAAGAAAGATGCTAAGAAGGTAGCAGTAGCAGCTTAA
- the LOC101250073 gene encoding probable ubiquitin-conjugating enzyme E2 24 has product MDTSLSDFDSFSESSSYDDQDYVEYLYGGHACSILSSLEESIGKIDDFLSFERVFMYGDIVCSEKEPSGQMGKVVNVEMTVDLECIYGSKIQDVNSKDLVKIRPISVGDYVVMGPWLGKVEKIVDKIKVLFDDGAKSEFSAEASEILTPISPDLVEDPQFPFYPGQRVQVQSVSASGSTSWLCGVRSGKREQGTIYAVEAGVVHVDWIGCGSLGCEKMPSPPTLQDSEKLTLLSCYSHAKWQLGDCCVLPVADSKNIVRKSIQSSPPCGPMEQDRQLNKASQKTNRSSTFLQVAVISKTRTKVDILWQDGSVTTGLDSDSVFPVNIVDAHEFWPEHFVLEKGMGDDSSVPSPKRWGVVRCVDAKERTVKVKWTTYSLHEPNNFRVEQSEEIVSAYELMDHPDYSYCLGDAVCKFCEDQVFSLEGKSLSTHMFSETGMDSNTDLKNVDTGKDNLDFPKYDHLSCIGIIVGFKDGDIEIKWATGFTSMVAPFEIYRIDKCEAAVSISASNAENAEPSNVEMSSNESQLSKHEEKGLLKFGSNSESCNESLWDSGSCLISRTAVGFFSSITSTLFGSLSISLFGTYQTISEEGQKSRIVDEEEVIELSHLNAGIPTFENLKASPEMELEQVQETTEGQKDDALPSSSNLPEHFKQFDVVTDFSDHHFADGAGKAQLSQVRRGWLKKVQQEWSILERDLPETIYVRIYEERTDLIRAAIIGAPATPYHDGIFFFDIYLPPDYPHEPPMVYYHSGGLRVNPNLYESGKVCLSLLNTWTGSGNEVWNPKSSTILQVLLSLQALVLNEKPYFNEAGYDAQIGKADGEKNSVSYNENAFLVTWKSMLYLLHKPPKHFDALVQEHFGNRWKNILLACKAYMDGAPVGSAFQPKNQDKEPIKGSSTGFKIMLGKLYPKLVEAFSNKGIDCSQLSD; this is encoded by the exons ATGGATACATCTCTAAGTGACTTCGATAGTTTCAGCGAGAGCAGCAGTTATGATGATCAGGATTATGTTGAATATCTGTATGGTGGGCATGCATGTTCTATTCTTTCAAGTCTTGAGGAAAGCATCGGTAAGATCGATGATTTCCTCTCTTTCGAGAGGGTGTTCATGTATGGAGACATAGTATGTTCCGAAAAAGAACCATCTGGACAGATGGGAAAAGTGGTCAACGTCGAGATGACTGTTGACCTGGAATGTATTTATGGAAGCAAAATACAAGATGTTAACTCAAAAGATCTTGTAAAAATACGTCCAATTTCTGTTGGGGATTATGTAGTGATGGGCCCATGGCTAGGGAAAGTTGAAAAGATTGTCGATAAAATTAAAGTTCTCTTTGATGATGGTGCAAAGTCTGAATTTTCAGCAGAAGCTTCAGAAATACTCACACCCATTTCCCCTGATTTAGTCGAAGACCCCCAATTTCCTTTCTATCCGGGTCAAAGGGTGCAAGTTCAGTCTGTATCTGCCTCCGGGTCAACCAGTTGGTTATGTGGTGTAAGAAGTGGCAAAAGAGAGCAAGGTACCATTTATGCTGTGGAGGCTGGAGTGGTGCATGTAGATTGGATTGGCTGTGGCAGTCTAGGTTGTGAAAAGATGCCTAGTCCTCCAACTTTGCAGGACTCAGAAAAGTTGACCTTGTTGTCTTGCTACTCCCATGCAAAGTGGCAGCTTGGAGATTGCTGTGTACTTCCTGTTGCTGACTCTAAGAACATTGTGCGAAAGAGTATTCAAAGCTCACCTCCCTGTGGACCAATGGAACAGGATAGGCAACTAAACAAGGCATCTCAGAAAACTAATAGGAGCTCAACTTTTTTGCAAGTTGCTGTAATTTCAAAGACAAGGACAAAAGTTGATATTTTATGGCAGGATGGAAGCGTGACTACTGGATTGGACTCAGATTCTGTTTTCCCTGTCAATATTGTGGATGCTCATGAGTTTTGGCCTGAGCATTTCGTGCTTGAGAAGGGAATGGGTGATGACTCATCTGTTCCCAGTCCAAAACGCTGGGGTGTGGTGAGATGCGTTGACGCAAAGGAGCGAACAGTGAAGGTAAAATGGACAACTTATTCCTTGCATGAACCAAACAACTTCAGGGTTGAGCAAAGTGAAGAAATAGTGAGTGCGTATGAACTGATGGACCATCCAGACTACTCATACTGTTTAGGTGATGCGGTTTGCAAGTTTTGTGAGGATCAGGTTTTCAGTCTTGAGGGGAAGAGCTTAAGTACGCACATGTTCTCTGAGACTGGCATGGACAGCAACACTGATCTCAAGAATGTTGATACTGGAAAGGATAATTTGGATTTCCCCAAATATGACCATTTATCTTGTATCGGTATTATTGTTGGCTTCAAAGATGGCGATATTGAAATAAAATGGGCTACTGGTTTTACAAGCATG GTTGCACCCTTTGAAATCTACCGGATAGATAAATGTGAAGCTGCTGTTTCCATTAGTGCATCCAATGCTGAAAATGCTGAGCCATCAAACGTGGAGATGAGTTCAAATGAAAGTCAGCTCTCAAAGCATGAGGAAAAG GGCTTGCTGAAGTTTGGTAGCAATAGTGAAAGTTGCAATGAGAGCTTGTGGGACTCTGGTTCCTGTTTGATTTCTCGAACTGCTGTTGGCTTTTTCTCTAGTATCACCTCAACTCTTTTTGGCTCATTGAGCATATCACTTTTTGGTACATACCAAACTATATCAGAAGAAGGCCAGAAATCAAGGATTGTCGATGAGGAGGAAGTCATAGAGCTTAGCCATCTGAATGCAGGAATTCCCACATTTGAGAACTTGAAGGCTTCGCCTGAAATGGAACTAGAGCAAGTACAGGAAACAACTGAGGGCCAAAAAGATGATGCTTTGCCATCTTCCAGCAATCTGCCTGAACATTTTAAACAGTTTGATGTGGTCACTGATTTCTCAGACCACCATTTTGCAGATGGTGCTGGAAAGGCCCAGCTATCCCAG GTGAGAAGAGGTTGGCTGAAGAAGGTCCAGCAAGAGTGGAGCATTTTGGAACGTGATCTTCCTG AGACTATCTATGTACGCATCTATGAGGAAAGAACTGATTTGATCCGAGCTGCCATTATTGGTGCACCTGCGACTCCGTATCATGATGGAATCTTCTTCTTTGATATTTACCTACCTCCGGACTATCCTCATGAGCCACCT ATGGTCTACTATCACTCTGGCGGGCTTCGTGTCAATCCTAACCTGTATGAGTCAGGAAAGGTTTGCCTCAGCCTCTTAAACACATGGACGGGCTCTGGAAATGAAGTGTGGAACCCCAAAAGTTCCACGATTCTACAAGTTCTCCTCTCTCTTCAAGCTCTTGTGCTCAATGAAAAGCCTTATTTCAATGAGGCTGGATATGATGCGCAGATTGGTAAAGCTGACGGTGAAAAGAACTCCGTCAGCTATAATGAAAATGCTTTCCTTGTTACCTGGAAGTCCATGTTATACCTGCTCCACAAGCCACCCAAG CATTTTGATGCACTTGTGCAAGAGCACTTTGGTAACCGATGGAAAAACATTTTGTTAGCTTGTAAGGCGTACATGGATGGCGCACCAGTTGGTTCAGCATTCCAACCCAAGAACCAGGACAAAGAACCAATAAAAGGAAGCTCTACTGGATTCAAAATTATGCTTGGCAAGCTTTACCCTAAACTCGTGGAGGCATTTTCCAACAAAGGTATCGATTGCAGTCAGTTGTCCGATTAA
- the LOC104646031 gene encoding uncharacterized protein, translating into MLLEHSIAMENSSAPSSLQNPSSRFKLSIFSRTQFLKFQYGRLFLFIFVFFLNSSVIGGVSYPPEFPQIPYPQYCNDVVPSIPLAQTLTPFNATSFLLTLNNAYIHAPADNAGKFKPKTLNFYTKNVYPTQNGKIFKIEGGLRFAGRIGPDFFGEFLHRRQLRLVYHRPPRFPTEGFGNSREIRVSGFWDSGTGKLCMVGSGLRRLSSINVVLKLNYLNSSDILHSVVNGTLERIDLNDKNAYTKPVEIFGMSLRNYVYTLIDKEVENNGFSEFGDWSNISLGIDQDSSLCSVIGRAGTMEMMYLGNCSNGNCDFFGGNLSNFRPASMWFNEIECGGNRRGRFLLSFGDSVHTRPTNLINQTLVAEGKWNEKTKTVDMVGCLMFNGSDAAEKGSVGDCVVRLSLRLPKQWTLKERSVIVGEIWKREDSNGSGNYGKVVLHSVRNLVNRIDGLTYEYTVIDNVTSSCAKALTYKGKGGKYPDVHSSDMRFDMTVRNRKKIDIFSYSSPLSVGDKFYRDVSGSSVQVNNNQSTVVNISYVLHFVAPSQFLYSDEHTPLTIEISAEGLYDSKSGHLCMVGCMYFSSRHGILQRNSSLDCEILVNIQYPPLNAKVARGVRGTIESLRKKSDPLYFEPLELISNSVYFDQAKNSMWRMDLEMTMVLISNTLACIFVGLQLFYVRKNPTVLPFISVVMLVVLTLAHMIPLLLNFEALFLVNREKQNVYFGSDEWLEVNEILIRIMTMIAFLLEFRLLQLTWSARAGVESPKNYWISDKKVLYLSLPMYIFGGLIAYFIHLSRMPHQLKLRLSPRFHYQQQTFWVELKSYAGLVLDGFLLPQILFNLFCNTTERALTPGFYIGTTLVRLMPHVYDLYRTNSNAWSYDYIYGNPKMDYYSTAWDIIICCGGLLLAVLVFLQQRFGGRCFLPRRYRDSSTYEKVPVVSTESITEA; encoded by the coding sequence ATGCTCCTTGAGCACTCCATAGCAATGGAGAATTCGTCAGCTCCATCTTCATTAcaaaaccctagttcaagatTCAAACTTTCCATCTTTTCAAGAACCCAATTTCTCAAATTCCAATATGGTCgtctttttctctttattttcgtATTTTTCCTTAACTCCTCCGTTATCGGTGGAGTCTCATATCCTCCTGAATTTCCTCAGATCCCATACCCACAATACTGTAACGATGTTGTTCCCAGCATCCCTTTGGCCCAAACTTTAACCCCTTTCAACGCTACGTCGTTTCTCCTCACTCTCAACAACGCGTACATACACGCGCCGGCTGATAATGCCGGGAAATTCAAGCCGAAAACCCTTAATTTCTACACAAAGAATGTTTATCCGACCCAAAAtggtaaaatatttaaaattgaggGTGGTTTAAGGTTTGCAGGAAGAATTGGTCCGGATTTTTTCGGTGAATTTCTACACCGGCGGCAACTTCGGCTAGTTTATCATCGGCCACCGAGGTTTCCTACCGAAGGCTTCGGGAATTCGAGGGAGATTCGGGTTTCCGGTTTCTGGGATTCGGGTACTGGAAAGCTTTGTATGGTCGGATCAGGTTTGAGGAGGTTAAGTTCTATTAATGTTGTTCTTAAGTTGAATTATTTGAATTCATCTGATATTTTGCATAGTGTGGTTAATGGTACGCTGGAAAGAATTGATCTGAATGATAAAAATGCATATACTAAGCCTGTTGAAATATTTGGTATGTCTTTGAGGAATTATGTTTATACTTTGATTGATAAAGAGGTTGAGAATAACGGGTTTAGTGAATTTGGTGATTGGTCTAATATTTCGCTGGGAATAGACCAGGATAGTAGCTTGTGTTCAGTTATAGGTCGTGCCGGGACTATGGAAATGATGTATTTGGGTAATTGTAGCAATGGGAATTGCGATTTCTTTGGTGGTAATTTGTCAAATTTTAGGCCGGCCTCGATGTGGTTTAATGAGATTGAGTGTGGGGGTAATAGAAGAGGGAGATTCTTGTTAAGTTTTGGTGATAGCGTGCACACCCGACCAACTAATTTGATAAATCAAACATTAGTTGCTGAAGGGAAGTGGAATGAGAAGACAAAAACAGTTGACATGGTTGGTTGCCTGATGTTCAATGGAAGTGATGCAGCTGAAAAGGGTTCTGTTGGGGATTGTGTTGTGAGGCTGAGTTTGAGGTTGCCTAAGCAATGGACCTTGAAGGAGAGAAGTGTTATTGTTGGGGAGATTTGGAAAAGAGAAGACTCAAATGGGTCAGGTAATTATGGTAAAGTAGTCTTACACAGCGTAAGAAATCTGGTTAACAGAATTGATGGACTGACATATGAGTATACTGTGATTGATAATGTGACGAGTTCTTGTGCCAAGGCACTGACTTATAAAGGGAAGGGAGGGAAGTATCCCGATGTACATTCATCTGATATGAGATTTGACATGACGGTGAGAAAcaggaaaaaaattgatattttcagTTATTCATCTCCATTGTCAGTGGGGGATAAGTTTTACCGGGATGTATCTGGTTCTTCTGTTCAAGTGAACAACAATCAGAGCACTGTGGTCAATATAAGCTATGTACTGCACTTTGTTGCTCCATCTCAGTTCTTGTACAGTGATGAGCATACTCCTTTGACAATTGAAATTTCTGCTGAGGGATTATATGATTCGAAGAGTGGACATCTTTGCATGGTTGGCTGTATGTATTTTTCATCACGTCATGGGATTTTACAGAGAAATTCTTCGTTAGACTGTGAAATTCTAGTTAATATTCAGTATCCTCCTTTGAATGCTAAAGTTGCCCGTGGTGTTAGAGGTACCATTGAGAGCCTGAGGAAAAAGTCTGATCCTCTTTACTTTGAACCCTTGGAGCTTATATCAAATTCCGTCTACTTTGACCAAGCCAAAAATTCCATGTGGAGAATGGATCTGGAAATGACAATGGTTCTAATTTCCAATACACTTGCATGCATCTTTGTGGGTCTGCAGCTATTTTATGTGAGAAAAAACCCAACTGTGCTTCCATTTATCTCTGTAGTCATGCTAGTTGTACTCACACTTGCACACATGATCCCTCTGTTACTGAACTTCGAAGCGCTGTTCTTGGTCAACCGGGAGAAGCAGAATGTTTACTTTGGTAGTGACGAATGGCTTGAAGTAAATGAGATTTTAATTAGAATCATGACGATGATAGCATTCTTGTTGGAATTCCGTCTTCTTCAACTCACATGGTCTGCAAGAGCAGGTGTTGAGAGCCCCAAAAATTACTGGATATCAGATAAAAAGGTTCTGTATTTGTCTTTGCCAATGTATATTTTTGGTGGATTGATTGCTTATTTTATCCATCTGTCAAGAATGCCTCACCAGCTGAAGCTTCGATTGTCGCCTCGTTTTCATTACCAACAACAAACTTTCTGGGTTGAGCTTAAATCATATGCCGGCTTGGTCTTGGATGGATTTTTGCTTCCTCAGATTCTGTTCAATTTATTCTGCAACACCACTGAGAGGGCTCTCACCCCTGGTTTCTATATAGGAACTACCCTTGTGCGCCTAATGCCACATGTATATGATCTTTACAGAACTAACAGCAATGCTTGGTCGTATGATTACATATATGGGAACCCGAAAATGGATTACTATTCCACTGCTTGGGACATCATTATCTGTTGTGGGGGTCTGCTGCTTGCTGTTCTTGTTTTCTTGCAGCAGAGATTTGGGGGCCGTTGTTTTCTTCCCAGAAGATATAGAGATAGCTCCACGTATGAGAAAGTACCCGTAGTCAGCACCGAGTCAATTACAGAAGCATGA